Proteins from a single region of Persephonella hydrogeniphila:
- a CDS encoding Fur family transcriptional regulator, with product MEGNIKRRNTQQRKVILDILRSTDIHPTADWIYERARQVIPNISLGTVYRNLKILKDEGLILELNDGKQSRFDGRIDEHFHFKCTSCNSIYDIDRQEIVQIDKERLGKEGYTVQGYEVVFTGICPKCNGNQN from the coding sequence ATGGAAGGAAACATAAAAAGAAGAAATACTCAGCAGCGGAAAGTAATACTTGATATATTAAGGTCTACAGATATTCATCCTACTGCTGACTGGATTTATGAGAGAGCAAGACAGGTTATACCTAATATCAGTCTCGGGACTGTTTATAGAAACCTCAAAATCTTAAAAGACGAGGGGCTTATCCTTGAACTTAATGATGGAAAGCAGAGCAGGTTTGACGGCAGGATAGATGAGCATTTCCATTTCAAATGTACCAGCTGTAACAGTATATATGATATTGACAGACAGGAGATAGTACAGATAGATAAAGAAAGATTAGGCAAGGAAGGCTACACAGTACAGGGATATGAGGTTGTTTTTACAGGTATATGTCCTAAATGTAATGGAAACCAGAATTGA